In the Paenibacillus sp. FSL R7-0337 genome, ATTGCGGCGAATGATTATGTGTTTGTGGTGAACGAAGCGGTGAACGGCAAAATGATGCATTATGCCGGGGTAATGGCAGGTGCAGAAGCACAGATTCCGCAGGAAGCACGGGTGATTCAATTCCCGAAGGGGGAATATCTCGTAGTGGCAGGCGAAGGAGCGACAACGGAGGAATTAAGCAATACCGTGACGGGCCTGGCCTTCGGACAAGCTTTGCCGCAAGCTGAAGGATACGCCTACGTGGGCGGGCCGAATACGGCTGTGGAGATGGGCAGCCGGGACGGCTCGCTGTATGGTGAAATGTGGATTCCTGTCGTCAGAAACTAAAGTAATGTAATGGAGGATAACTAACTATGGCATATACCGTTGATTTCAAAGAGGTGTCTGTACAAGGTCTGGAGTCGTCGCCCGTTGCTGAGGCGTTGGCGGGACTACGTGCGAATGAAGCGCGTTATTTCATGAACAAGTATAAACATGAATTCACAGTCGTTCCGGCCAGTGAGAGCCAGGAGACGCTGGATTACGTGAACGGGATTCTGAGCAAGGAGCGGGGCCTTGAGTTTGCTGCCAAGCCACTCCAAACCTCACAGTTCCAGGTGGAGAACATACGGTTCGCCTACGTTTTCTATGAGGATGGTCTTGCGCTTAACGTCATGTACACAGTGGATGACTCCAAGAAGCGGGCGGTCGGCTTCAAGCTCTCAGAGGGGATGGAGATTCCGAAGGAGCTGGAGGACAAGTTCAAGTTCGCACGGCAGAAGTCGAAGCTGGCCGGAACAATCCGGGGATCGTTTTTTGTGATTAAGGGAGAGTATTAATAAAAATCCGCAAACCATATAAGTTCAAAAAGAGGGGCTGCCGACTGGCAGCCCCTTATGGCCGTTCAAATCTCCTCCGCTGTATACGTCTTCTGGGTACGGAGGACCGGGAAGAACCGGTACATCCAGAGCACGGTAATAATCAAGGTGCCAACTCCGCCGATCACGGTTGCAGGTACGGCCCCTACCAGACCGGCCATAGTCCCGGACTCGAATTCGCCAAGCTGGTTCGAGGTACCGATGAATAACGAATTCACTGCATTCACCCGGCCCTGCATCTCCTGCGGCGTGTTGACCTGCACCAGTGTCGAGCGGATAACGACACTCACGACATCCGAGCCGCCGATCAGAACCAGCGCGAACAGGGACAGCCAGAAGCTGTGGGAGATGCCGAACAGCATCGTTGCCAGGGCGAAGACGACCAGCGAGGCGAACAGCATCCGGCCGATGGCCCGTTCCACCGAATAGCGGGTCAGGATAAGCGAGACGATGATCGCGCCCACCGCCGGGGCGGAACGCAGCAAGCCAAGACCGAGTGAGCCGGTCTTCAGAATATCTTCGGCGAAGATTGGCAACAGTGCCGTGGCCCCGCCAAGCAGTACAGCGAACAAGTCCAGCGAGATCGTACCCAGGATAATCTTGCGGGCGAAGACAAACCGCAGGCCGCTGAGGAAGGTGTCCATGCTGACCGCGTCCAGCTTCTTGACGAAGTGAACAGTCTTGACGAAGAAAATCAGCACCGTAGATACCAGCAGCGCGGCAAGCGAGGCGATGTAGGCGGCAGCCGTACCCCAGACCACGAGGACACCCCCGAGGGACGGGCCGACGATCATCGCCGTCTGCATAGCAGATGCGGACCAGGCTGCTGCCTTCGGAAGCTGATCCCGATCCACAATGTCCGGCACCAGCGCTGCCGAGGCCGG is a window encoding:
- a CDS encoding GyrI-like domain-containing protein, which encodes MAGYTIEEKDSFTVIGLGVDLKSDYTDYAGIYKEKMDFWQAVSEDGRLDLLKGIAANDYVFVVNEAVNGKMMHYAGVMAGAEAQIPQEARVIQFPKGEYLVVAGEGATTEELSNTVTGLAFGQALPQAEGYAYVGGPNTAVEMGSRDGSLYGEMWIPVVRN
- a CDS encoding MFS transporter; this translates as MNTLNTSNANTPRSSVMHNRSFLRLWIARIFSTSAFQMLSVAIGWQMYALTGSAYQLGLVGLAQFLPMLLLTLPAGQTADRYDRRTIVFLCQLTECLIVLLLVLGSIEGWLSAVHLLVAAAVLGACRTFESPASAALVPDIVDRDQLPKAAAWSASAMQTAMIVGPSLGGVLVVWGTAAAYIASLAALLVSTVLIFFVKTVHFVKKLDAVSMDTFLSGLRFVFARKIILGTISLDLFAVLLGGATALLPIFAEDILKTGSLGLGLLRSAPAVGAIIVSLILTRYSVERAIGRMLFASLVVFALATMLFGISHSFWLSLFALVLIGGSDVVSVVIRSTLVQVNTPQEMQGRVNAVNSLFIGTSNQLGEFESGTMAGLVGAVPATVIGGVGTLIITVLWMYRFFPVLRTQKTYTAEEI
- a CDS encoding phage tail protein, with protein sequence MAYTVDFKEVSVQGLESSPVAEALAGLRANEARYFMNKYKHEFTVVPASESQETLDYVNGILSKERGLEFAAKPLQTSQFQVENIRFAYVFYEDGLALNVMYTVDDSKKRAVGFKLSEGMEIPKELEDKFKFARQKSKLAGTIRGSFFVIKGEY